CTTAAGTTATTGGCTTCGGTGACTTCACTTAAAGTTTCTTGTGTATACAGAACAAAGTTGCAATATGAAAGATACTTGCATTGTTCAAGAATAGTATTACGGAGACCTTTTCATTATCAATTATATTCTTAGTAAACACATATTCAGTATcataaaattacatgtaaaattttggaaggaaatAGTCATTTTCCTTTTGGTAAAAATTACTCGCAACCAATATCTAGCAAATTATCGTAGATAAAGCCATCACAAGTTGAGGCAAACTATCGTAGCATGTTGGAGCTTACTTACTTTGAGACGAAAATCTAAAGGATGTTCAGCTTCTGGTCCAAAATACGTCTTTAACGATTTAAGAATGTCCTCTCTTTTAATTTCATCCTAGGAGAGAGAACTCTAATATCAAGGAACGTCATCAACTAACGAAAACTGGAGAAAAGTAAAGCTGAAATTTCGAAGTGTAGCCATTCAAGTAACGGATACTTTACTTTCCTTTAGATTcgaagacgagaacgactaccaGTACTCGgtttgatttaaagtttttcGCAAATTGTAGAAAATTAGACACCCCGGAatgcttcattgtacttttttcgcCGGagaagttagcactgttatctttattggaAGAGGTTAAgccctgcctcgtacccagacgtctctctttaaAACATTCGCGCaatacccttcccatggtcccttgcggttcatcactagtcactcgtttcgcgctcgcctttgccatgcgaaaaacgaagcgcctgaggaggaggctgggttaagccctttcccgatcgcaaaaatgataaaacttttaacattgaTAATTTGTTTCCGCCATCAAGAGTTTACacaacaggacggcagaaagaagaggacggcaaaacgtttgtgtgtgacaaacgtgacagggctattacctATGTGTTTTCTCGCGATACTCACTAAACATTAACGTTTCTGGTCTTCTTTTACAAAACAAATCTCTTAAAAGAAGGGTTATGTTTGgcggaaatttttttcaaacgCAATTATTGTCAacgtttgccgtcttctttcctttcctgtCCCCTTGCATAAATTCACTATTCTAGCGAAAACTCATGgcagaatgacgacggctaccacgttttcccgccaaaatggcGCTGGTTCACGCGCAAACACTACTGaatactgagaaaatctcgtcctcgtagtcgtcctcgtcttctcgttcattagagacctttagattcgaggatgagaacgactacgagtacgagatttgattcaaagttttttcgcgtattgtcaaaaaatagactcCCGGGaattcttcattgtactttttttcacccgAAAAGTTAACACTGTTATCGTTATTGAAGGAGGTAAGACCCctcccgattgcaaaatgctAAACCTTCTAACAGTtcataacttgtttccgccaccaCGATATTCTCGTTAAAACTCGTGgaagaatgacgacggctactacgttttcccgccaaaatgacgctggttcacgcgcgagcactacttactattgagaaaatctcgtactcgtagtcgttctcgtcttagaatctaaagctctctatttaaGCTATAAAGACAAGACTACAAGGCAAGGTACAAGGCAAAATGGTCAAAAATTTGGAGTCTGTACATGAAATCGTGAAGtaatcattcaaataaaagctattgAGAAGTAATTTCCTATGGGACTGTTAACACTGTTCAAGGTGGCGCTGGCTAATTTTGAGTCTGTCGATCAAATCGTATGGTGTGATCATTTTAAGAGCCGTATTCTACATTGTTCTCCATGTTTCTCGGTATTTTgcaagttttttattttttttttttgtcaagtttttggatttttgcTCTCTTAGAAGTTTACGAGATATGTGATAGCCTGCTTAGCTTCcggaataggccatttccgagtccCTCCGGgactctgtatcaaaacgaggttaagtgctcagcctttgatattaaaatgagttttattcttatgcaaataaaacttactTTTACCAGAAAGGTTGgccacttagcctcgttttgaaagtgagggtttttgaaaCTCGTAAGTGGCCTGTTGTTTTTACTCGCGTGACAGTGTTGGCGGCGAAGCTaccattagggagcttaagcaacgacgacagcgacggcaacgaggacggaaaaaagcaatagttattattagcaaaaacaacaacttttcacgcgcatcacgctttttcaacatttcttagccgtcgttgcacgactacaacgtgacagtgcctaatttcacgttttgccGAGGACGTCACaagacgtgaacacaagacaacctttcttttcttttcctgaactttgatacagtcttttagaattcaactacaaaaaaatttgccaaaatttgacgaatttaaacgagatggaataaacgcgataaagtttgaggcaacgcgaattcactttttacgggacgttttcgtagccgtcgccttcattgttgcttaagctccctattctcGTAGTTTTGCCGTGAAATGCGAGCACTGGAGACGCGAGAAGTGTCTCCTGCCCATGCTCTACACAGCTCCCAGCTACTCTCCCAAACTTTGCTCGCGCTAACGATCCCGccggctacgcaggctagatatATGATAGAATAAGAAATTACCGGTACTGAAGACCACTTGGCAGCTGTAGAAGATGTGATAAATCCTAGAATAGCTGGATTTCCATCGCTTGTTGTAGCGTCAAATGTCATTGCAATTGGATTATTATTACAAGAATCTTCACATGAACTTCTAAGTAGTTCTCCCGATAAACCATCCTTCCGCCAGAATGCTGTCCCATAAGTGGCGacaaactttgtcaaatgtgCCGGAGGCATGTTATAAGTAAGTCGCTGTTTGTTGTATGGTAACTCTGGAGTAAAATCAATCTGACCTAGATGAGAAAACTTTACGATGATACACAAAGCATTAAATACACTACGAACAGTCCGTCCCTGCCTCGTACCTAGACGAGATgtctctcttttgatgaaaaattGCGCGCAAAGAAAGGCGCGAAGGAGAGAACGGGCGAGAGACGCTTCGCCtctcatttttttccttcacattGTCCCTTGCAGTTCGCCACAAGTGACTGCTGTGTCACGCGCGTTTCGCGTTTGGCTctgtgcgaaaaacgaagcaCATGAGGAGGAGGCAGGAACAGTCCCTCTTCTTTCTTAGTCCGTCGAGTAAAACGCACAAAACACGacaatgaccacgcgcgtgactgaaggccgccctcgtttctcccGTCTCGCAGCTTCGCCGCTCGACGCTCGAGTGCACGTGCACTCTTCAcgaaatctgaagaaaaagggagactgctcgcagtctaggcATTAAACAATAAATGGGTTAAGTTGCTTGgattaaacaaaaaagataCTTATAAGATTCTGGGACTAGACTTCCAccgacccctcccctaacccagcGTTATCACCAACGTCTCACTCGGCGCAAATgttggattaggggaggggtaggtgagaaGTATCCCAGAATCTAATAAGTAATGTTTACCTAatagaacaaaaaaagtgaTGGCTGATTGATACACATACAAAACTATTCACTGTCAAACTGTTCACAATTCCCAAGTTTTTCCGTAAGATGGTCAGGATCAAACACCTACCCTCCTAACAGGCGGCCATCCTGGTTTCATatcaacttcgtccccagggcttttcccttaaaaaagggaaaaagccctggggacgaggttggtttCATATGTACCGAGTCAGACTGGGGATAAGTATCAAATCTACTTAAAGCCAAACTTAGACGGCAGGGGATGTGTCCCCTAAgtacatttgaaaacaaaatgaccGCCCGTAAGGGTCGATCGTGACGATCTTAGAGACAAATGGGGCTATGAACAGTCTAATTCACAGCTTATATTTTACGCACTGGATTTAATTCCAACGGTCCAAAAAGATTGCTTAATTAATTAACTATTTTGGCTTTGGAAACTCACATTTCATAATTTACATTTGTGAGATTGTATTGACTACATTTTCTTCACATACTTGTTAAGTGTGGTGGAACAGCAAGAATAACAAACTTGGTTTTGTATGTCTGGCCAGCAGAATTGCTCACAAAAACATGCTTATCTTCctgtaaacaagaaaacacacaaaaaccaacaataaagttttttttctacatGAACGGCTTCGCCGTACACGTTTGCAGACACACAAAAgtgggatcattatacgttaCTGGTAAGCTGCCTACCTACCATTCCCCTAAGCttacattaacacttacttctcacttagggcaaaatgttggcttaggggagggtagGTTTCCCGGAAACGTATAATGATGACCACTCCCGTCTTCCCTGTACTAACAAACGTTCAACTACCTTGTTGAAAGGCTTTTTTTGGCGTTGGACGAGTCAGGTTTACACAAAGTAGAGGATACTGGTTTGAAAGCTGGCAAACTTCAAAGTTGAGAACAAAGGTTCTGCAAGTATGTGACACCCAagctgaccgtgcacaatccttgtTTTTCTGAGAAAATATCCGAGCCCCGGTCGGCAGCAGCGATATCGATTAAACTGTTGTTGTAATTACCCAGAATTCGTTTGCACATAAAATTCACATGCAAATGTTGGGTGGTGTTGGGTTATTTTCCAGCAggatagggggggggggggggggggggggtgcgggtATGCGCCGCTGAATAGGGTCTTGGTTTCAAGGTCTTCAGTCTTAATCAACGtctacaatttcactatttagcgtcttgaacagggttTCTTTTCAAAAGTCATTTCTTGACCCAAAATAACCTATAATTTCTGCCGCCCGAGCCAGGAGCCGGGGTAGGCTAACCTGATTATAGCCACTGGCTCGCGGTATTTTCCTACTACAAATGAAAGGAAGGAAAGACATCAGTTTTCAAACAAAGtttccaaaattttcatttgttctCACTGAACATATGTAGGTCAGAAAAACATCTTAATAAACGGTGATTTTTGGAGCAAAGTCCATAGATCACAAGGGTAAAGCTTTATGAAGTCGTGACAAGAATTTAAAGAGAATGATCATCAAATAATATaaacatattttcaaataaattctCCTATTGTACTTAAAGTACCCGGGATTTGGGCATAATCAGTAAGTCCTCGACCATTTATGAAACGCATCGGATCTCACGTTTGTTCCCTACTGCTAAAGAGGTATCGGAGGTACAGTCGGAGGGAGTCCCACCCCACCCTGGCCAATTAGGACATGAGCAGTAGTAAGTCATGCCTCTCCAATACTGTTACGGTAACTTTAATTGTTACCTGTTTTATTGATGCCACTGGATGATTCAAAATAACTTTATCTCTTCCTAATCTGCTAGCGAGCAGCTCTGTCACACGGTGGGCGGTTCCctgaaaaaaggataaaaattgaaatattaatGACGAGTATAGTGAAAGACTGATTACGGTGAAAGAGTAAATAAAGGAAGTGGCCAAACCAATGGTAACGTACACATGACGATATGTTCATGTAAATTTGTTTGAACGTAACCtgaggccctgtccacacgaatgtgttttcaaaagtatgcgTTTTCATCGATCGATTCGCGTCCACACTACCATTTTGATGTGTTTTCGACTGTCCGGCACACTAAAACGTTGGCTGAACTCTATGCGCAGGCTACAAAAACACGCGCCTGCGATATTTGCGGtcatcgttttcgttttgatgcgttttccaCCATTTTCGACCGTTCATTCTAATAGCGAAGCCTCCGCCACCCCACAAGCTTGTAagcttttattattatcatgtcAAAATATaggtcttcttcttcttcttctccgcGCACTAGAAGAAGGTAACCAATGGTAACCAATCCAtacgagaaaatttggttatgacgtcagcgtacgcccACCCGTACGAACATACGGACTGGCAGGGAGGAACTAAGTAGACTCTGCACGGGTGGTGGGtgaaggagggggggggggggtgggggtccAAGACATTCAGCATGaaaccattttaatttttctaatgacgttttcactgttgttgtCGACGTGGTATGCtcactatttaaaaaaataaaaggtttaaaggcttgtttatagtggaaattGCACTTACCTTACccactccactcaaatatttagaaacaaataattcaaatacaacataacaggattaaaaaccccaactggcagagcgggactcgaacccaggaccgccggattgcgagtccgacgcgctgaccactcggccacggtGCCTCCTTAATTTCCACACATTTCTTCGACTGGCGACGCATTCATTTTTACCTTTATTCTCCATTCTTGAGCATATCCCTTTTCATCAGCATCAACAATGACAGAGAATCCCCCTGCACAGTGTACATAGTGAAGGAAATACAGGAGGGACATCTGAGATGGTGTCACTCCAAATATCATGCCTACAGTAGCATCTAAGATCTCTTTTATACCTGCAGGAGaatagagaaaaacaaaaaacaaacaaaactttattcacACATACTAAAGCTACAATTGCCCCTCAAATACGCAAAATATGCTATTCGAGGCAGGGGAAAGTAAACgtattgaaaacaatgaaaatgctAGTCAACCTTATAATACAGAAGCTGATATATGAAGTAATAGATATGATTTTATAAACAGGCATTGGTGGCAGATACGCAGCGCTCCAAGCTCATTTTTTCAATAAGTCGCCTTTTGGCGCCTTCATTTTTAAAATGGTCGCCAATGGAAAATTTCGGTcgccaaaaattgtcgtttcaTTAACGCAAGACACTTCATGCTACTTACATGAAGGAGCTACTGCTGAACGTTGTGTACGGAAATAAATCGTGTTTTTAACACTCCATTGTTACTTGCCTGCGGGTTGTAAACGCAGTACAAGATGGCAAAAACAGGCAAAGACATTTATGAGAGGTAACCAGAACAATTTACTACAAAGTCGGATGTTGAAACCCGGAACATGCTGCCGACGTCAGCATTAAAATAAACAGTGTTTTCTCTGAGTAGGAACACTCCGCATTTGCTTCAGAGAGCTTTTCGTGATTAGCATAGAATTCAGCGTTTAAAAATAGTTCACAAGCAGTCAGAAATCGTAAAGTTCCATTTAGCGACTCATCTCCCTTCATTAAAACTGACGCAGAATTATACAAACAATTCCCGTCCCCGGAAACTTGAAGAGCCCGTAGACCACGTGGAAGATTTTCATCATCCGGAatcaatagacctattcggctaactcagtgttgtacccaattcaaatctcccggggataagattctttgtgtattatatttgcattataatgtggcattcacatttaaatgatatggaaatttctgagacaaaacattttattcccaaagggtttgaattgggtacaacattgagttagccgaataggtctatgcTGTTCCAAGTGAATCTTCTTCATAGTTGTTGAAGGTTAGTTCCGAGATGCTTTTCTTATGGAGAATTTCCTCGTGTTCTCCCTTTAACTTGATGACTTTTTCGGTTGCTGACGGATCGCCGCTTGCGAATAGATCGCGTACTTTTTCAAATATTCTCTCGAAGTCTGTCATTCTTCATTACTATTTCCTCAGCAAGAGCAATAGAAATAAGCAAATGACAGCCAGCTACGCGCGAATGGGGATTTCACATCAGTTTATTGACAGCAGCGCTGCGCATAAAAGACTACACAGACATTTGACCTCCAGCTGTGATTCAGACAAAGAACTCCTCTTTGTCTTATCTGCATGAGAATGTGGTATGGGAAAGTCTCGGGGGAAAGTGGTGTTGCCGAAAACTTTGATGCGGCTTTTATtgatatttttgcaagaaaatcacGTTTACCACTGATTTCGTCGATTTTTCGCTGATTTTTTATATCCAAAACAAATCCCGCTCATACAAAGCCTTTGAGCTGACTGCATGTAAACTTTGTCATTCACCAAGGGGTCTATCTATTTTTAGTAATTGTGCACAGCACCATCAACTCCACGTGTTGCCTaacctgcgagagcatccggttttttcggcaCTAGCTTCACAAATCACAACGCTTGTGAAACTAGAGCCGATAAAACTGAATTCTCTCGCAGGCTACGTGTAGCCAGATCAGCGTGAAAAGTGCCTGACTTAACTTTTCTCACGGgaaatttaatatttcttcaTGAAACAAATTTACTCCaacaaaagtatttttattgatgaatataataaaaacagcttctatttaaaaaaaaacgcaatAAACGCAACTTACAAGAGCATACGACTTGCCATCTTTTGTGTcaaaaatttaactgtttctGTCGGGGTGGCCTGGGTGTAAGTCAACCCCCGCCGGAAACGCCGGAAGTAGTTTGGGCTCTCCCCAGTTTCTCCCACctgagttttcaaaatggccgctCAATGAATTCGAAGCTGCGATACGCAGATCCTTATGCCAGAACTGTACACATGTCTTGCCATGCAAGAGGAACAGATTCATCATTGAATTTACACAGAAGAAAAGCTTggtaatatttctttaatttaacgATGATTCAGTTAAAAAGCGATAAAACGTGAAGTCAACTTTATTCTTTTGAGCTTATATCCTTTGGTCGCCAAATGGCGACTTTCGCCGATAATTCAgtcgccaattttttttttcactcgccATGGCGACCAAAATGGTCGCAGCTTGGAGCGCTGATAcggcaaataaaaaaatgaagttcGCAAATATTATCACGTTTTCATTTGCTTAATGCTACATATTAAGTATTTGGGGAACGTCAAGATAGTCATCTGTGTTCTGAACGGAATCTCCTGGAAAAATTGTTTGATTTTAGAAGAAAGCTAACAGAaataataaaatcttttattCCTGGAGGGATACTGAACAAAATTTTATGATAGGAGGCTCCGCCACAAGTCCCAACGCTTGGCCCTTTTATATACCTCTTTTGACAGAaaacagtggcagatccagaccttcagataagggggggggggggggcccaGTCAgtcagaccctgagataaggggggggtctcaaaaaaagatttttctgCCCTTTGGGactcattttggtctaaaaaaagggggaagcgggcccctcccctggatccgctaTTGGAAAAGGTACCCCTCTCACATagctagtttagaactttggaTCAGTTTAACTGCTGTTAATACAATGTCCATTAAATATCAATACCAGGGAAactcacaaaaccagaacgttttctcgactctTTCACAGCcgtaaaatgcatctgttagtcCTCTTGAGCCTTTTTCCGGACAGAAATGACAGATTACCTTACCCTTTCATAATTATACTTCAACACCGTTCAATATACGTCATATTATACCTAtaacctgaaaaagatacccctttcagGTGGAGACTACCTGTAAAGGCCATTGTAGggagtacaccccccccccccccccatgggGTGTCTGCCTAAGATTGTctgcaaatttttaaatttcatgtAGTGGCAATGAGTATCTTTTACTGACTCTGCAGACTCTGAAACTTTGCtttgaaatgatgaatatatgaatttcattatTGAAACTGtagaatgaagaaataaatgcagaCATGAGAGGATTATTTATCATATTTAAcaacgcaacttatgcagtaaTATACTATACTAAATTTCATCAATTATTATGATTTCTTTCATTAATGGCTGTAGACTTACTTCTTGTCCATATTGTCTGCTGTTTCCATGTCTCTAATGTCATGCCATCCCATAATTCAGCATGAGGACATTTAGTAGGGTCTTCAATGGGAACTTCTTTGCACATGGAATCAACCTCAACATTAAAGACACAACTCAGTCATCACTGATCAGACTCCCTTACTCCAGCTGCCTTCAACAAATCCCTATAATTGTCTTGgctaatagagaggagaagtcgttacatCACGTTGCCAcagtagcaaaatttttggatgacaacaaatcaaaacatcacttaaaaagcggattcgcactgtttcaacttcatcgatcttatttaatttcacttAATTTGTCGAATGTTGGTAAAATTTTCTGGGTTGAATCtgaaaggaccgtatctaagtttagTGTTATGCTTACCTACTCCATAAAACAGGAGCGTGAAATTAGAGAGTTTCATGTCAAAGTCGAGCAACAATGGCTatgaaatgtaccaaaaagtgttATGCACAGGCGAAGTTGTTGACTTTtaccaatctaaacctattgcttttttgctgttcgcCGTCACCTTTGCAAAAACTCCCTATTgctgtgatccagaaattttgctaccatggtaacggaCTTTTGGCCAAATGTAATTTTCACCATCCCAATTTAGTCACTTCCTGTTTAATATGCATCTACCTTTTTTCCTCAGGAAAGTTTATTTATAAAAgtaatagaaaacttttttcctgtatttgcatagcctgatataaacatgagaggggttgggagaattctcaacagttatgcaaaccctcggcTGTCGAGagttctcccaacccctctcatgtttatatcaggctgtGCAAACACGGAAAGTGCTTTATACTCAGTGCTTAAATAGCACATTTTAACTGTCTCCTGTGTCCAGTAAAACAAGAGAAAGTGCTATATAAGGTACGTCAAAGCCAATCCTGTTGATGAACTCTTTGAGAGTCCTATGGATCAACTCTAATACACTCGTATGGTCCATGCATCAACTCCCATAGAACTTAAGGTAGCTTGGTACAAGGACAATATGGCAGCCATTACTAACTTGTCCAAATGTGTGTTCAGTGTCTCTAAAATCATGTAACAAACTTGATTTAACATTTCCTCACGCTTTTCCTGTCCCTCCTCTATTCTAGTTCACCTCCACATCTCCCTACATCAACATTTCATCTCTGTTTCTACAAACCATTAACGAAGGAGAAAAAGTAGTTACCTTGTAGAAAAACCACCACAtgtcaaaaagtgctaaataaGAAAGCGGAGGCAATGAACTTGAGTACGTCTTAATGTTGCCATTAATGTTCTGCAGGATCCTGTCACCAGTTGTCCATTGGTCATAAACTTCAACATCTAACTCTTGCAGAAGGTTCATAATGTTCTTCTGACTCCTAAACAAAgaataatatgaaataaatcttggACCTAAAAAATCTCTTATCAAAATTTACTCACTGCGAATGTTTACTagctaaaatgaaataattttaaagGGAAAAGACACAAATGTTTCTCCATGCATGTATGTTTATATACACATATCAGTGCTATTCTTACCTTGCAACCCACTGGCCACCAACATCCCATCTGTCATTTCCTGTCGCAGTTTTCAGCTCAGCACTGTCAAGTCTACCTCCTACCCTGTCTaaatcaagagaaaaaatagCGTAAAGTTACGGTTATAAGTGACTGAAGGTTGAAGGTCTCAAGAACTTTTGTGTAATATCACAGTCGACAGAGTTAAATCTGTGCAAAACTGGAAGATGGAACTCACATATTCAATGAACGCACTGCTCTAAAACAACTTGTGGTGAACTCTTTAACTCTCAAACCATATAATGGAGGGAGTCTAGCACATACAATGTGTGGAAAAACGTAAAGATTCTTGTTGCCCAAGATCACTTGAGGCCATGGCAGCAGCAGTCTCAAAAATAAGCAGGTCAGAGTCCTCTACATGTAGTTGCTCCACAAGATCAAAGTCAAGATTGGGCACTGACTGCAACAGCTGGCAGCCATACATCTGGTTTAATAAAGTTCACGCAAAACTTGGGGAAAAGTATCAAATTCATCAAAGGGGAGAACACTGATCGGCGAGGGGTTgagaggattttttttttgcctcattcACCCCACTGCTATAAGCCTTAAAACCCAACCCCTAGGTACAACTGAAGCTAGCTGTTACTGAAAGTAAAGTACTTAATTCCAATATAAATTATGATCTTATGAGGTGAAATCAATTGCAAGGGAATGTGAATGGTCTATCTCAATAACTCTCATACAGCTgctaacattttaaaatttctgtaaGTAGGATGTAAAAAACAATACCTATGCCTGTTTTAACCTTGAATGTAAGCCCCTGTGAGAGTTATCATATGCAAGTGTCAGTTTAAAGCTTATGGTAATATGTATTTTCATGGCTATAATAACCGCGGATTTTGCCTGCGTGCAATGCTGGTCTCCACTTAGTATCCCACGGCATTACTGACAAATAAGTGGCTAGAAGCCTTCAGGGAGTTCTTTTACCTATTTAAGCCCGTCATCATCCTCAGTTTTCGGTCTCTTTTGCCATAAGTAATGCCATTCTCAgccaagttaaaattttttacgctTTCCACCTCCCCTTCATCATTATGTGTCCTCCCCTTTTTTCTCTACCTTACAACTCTCTGCCTTTGCAAAATCTCCCTTCTCATAACTTGGTTTCGTGAAGGCAGTGGTTCTAACAGTAGAAATGGCATACTACTGTATAGTCACCCTTCCCCCACGTGCAGTCCCCTCCAAGCATACTTCTTCCAACATATAAAGCAAAACACAACATTTGTTTGATTTATCTTTTCCATAACCTATCtcctctcttgatatttttgaaacaaacCCTGAGAATCCAAAAGAGATCAGGTCACATTGAAAACAGCTGAGCATTAAATTCCATTTAGCAGACAACACAACCCCTCTCTTGTTGATGATGTACTTTGACATTTGCCTTTCACAGAAAAATCTGAATTTTGAGTATAACTGCAGAATACCCAGCCACTTCAAAGCTATACTCCTAAAACTATGTGGCTTCATGGCTATGACACTCACTGCTTAAAGAAagaggtaccgtaaaattccaaaaataagcccctccatgtataagcccctcaaaatcgtaacgcaaaaaaaaccctccgttaaatcacccctccgaatataagcccctcggggggcttgtacttggaatttgccctcgaatacaaagtaaaacaaagcaaaaatggtaaatttccttcccactacaagcaagcccaatcgattttgaaacacaaatttccctccgtacataagcccctccaaatataagcccctccaaaaataagcccctcaaaaaaggcctttgaaaaatataagccccggggcttatttttggaattttacggtatgttacATTTTGTAGTACACTACATGGCTACGCAGCTGCTTGGCTACGCAGACTTATAGCTTAAAGAATGAGGTATattatattagtaaaatccaactagtggtctactatcaatgctgtgttctgattggttgagctactactaggctatatgtta
The sequence above is a segment of the Porites lutea chromosome 3, jaPorLute2.1, whole genome shotgun sequence genome. Coding sequences within it:
- the LOC140931167 gene encoding probable flavin-containing monoamine oxidase A, which gives rise to MAAALSESVDVVVVGAGISGLSAAYELMKKRPKTRLVVLEAKDRVGGRLDSAELKTATGNDRWDVGGQWVARSQKNIMNLLQELDVEVYDQWTTGDRILQNINGNIKTYSSSLPPLSYLALFDMWWFFYKVDSMCKEVPIEDPTKCPHAELWDGMTLETWKQQTIWTRSIKEILDATVGMIFGVTPSQMSLLYFLHYVHCAGGFSVIVDADEKGYAQEWRIKGTAHRVTELLASRLGRDKVILNHPVASIKQEDKHVFVSNSAGQTYKTKFVILAVPPHLTSQIDFTPELPYNKQRLTYNMPPAHLTKFVATYGTAFWRKDGLSGELLRSSCEDSCNNNPIAMTFDATTSDGNPAILGFITSSTAAKWSSVPDEIKREDILKSLKTYFGPEAEHPLDFRLKDWSKESWNGGCPVSVMVPGALTNYGDCLREPFLRIHWAGTESATEWRGYMDGAVQAGQRAANEVLARLNNPSPNDQIDSK